CATCACGGCTTGATTCTCCCACTTGTCTGAAAATCGGCTGCCAGTTCAAAGAGACAAGACCATATCACTCCCATCCTTGCAACACTACACTGGCTACCTGTTAGGTATAACATTGATTTTAAACTTGTACTAAAAGAGATTTGCTTGTGCCCTATGACCCTAGCCACTGTCTGCACTCCTCAGGTACAGTAGATTGTTCCCACTGCCTGCCTCTTTACCAAAGCAAACTGGGCATTTTCCATGAGAACGCCCTACCTGAGGAACTTTAGTTAGCAAACCGTCTTGCTTCCTCAAACAGTCAGAGCGCTGAAAGACACAGgcgaggagaaagagagagtgtatTTTCCTCGCCACATTCAGTTGCCTAGATTACTGCATGAACTGAAGGGACTGTGAGTATTGCAGATGGCATCTGTATTGGCATCCTAGGAGAGCACTTTGTGTTTAACCCCAACTATTTCTATAGTCTCACTGGCAATCTTTATTGGGTATCAAAGCTCATATGCTTGCCATACCTGGTCCAGGTCATTGAAAAGTGTCAAAAGGTCAGCTCAAGGAACTTACATTTTATGTAATATGACATGTGTTGGATTGCATAGTGTCTGAATAGTTCTATTGCTggtaaagaaaaggaaacaatgCCAAGTGACCAGGGTTAGACATGCATATATCTGTAAACAGTGGTGAGTGATAAGAAAGGGATGTCACAGCTGTGACCTTGGCCTTGTCTTGCCTATCTATAAACAGCTGCAGCTCTTTATTCTCCCTCTTGAAATGTATTTCACACCCGATCACTTGACAGACTATTGTTGAACTTTAGATTAAGATGTTTGATGTCCCATAAATCCTGTGAGCCTGCTAGCCTACTTTATTTAGTtatagtatatgtagtagtatagtatagttatAGAATAGGGAGGCACAGTCCATGATAAAATGTGTCTGCCATGAATGACAGACATACATCATCTAGAAGAAAAGTGGATCTAACTTCTAAGCAACAAATAACAAGAATGTATGCTGTTATGGAGCATGCAGTAGTCCTATCATGTCTTAATCATGTATTGATacagaacatttatttaaatcagGATTAATTTAACATTATCAACATGTGTTGTACAGTAGATTGAAAGGGATTTTCTACTTCACAATAATCATGCCCTTAAAAGTTTGTCAAGCATTACTTTATGTATATCAAAAAGCACTGGAACTTCAAATTAACAAATGTCCAGCATTACCctaattaattacttttttttattattttttaaattattattttataacctTATCTGATGTTGATTGTTATGTCAAAGCGGTTTCATATAAATTACTAGGACAAAAGAGAATGACATGATAGATTGCAGCAGCTTGTCCATGCTCCCCCACCTCCGGCCTTCCCCTTTCTTTCTCAGGTCCAGTCCAGCATATAGTTTGTTGATCACAAGGTGGCAGCAATAAATAGCAGCCCTAGGCTCTACCTAATTTGGAGAAAGCTTTTTGTAATAGGCAACCTAGATGCCAATTCTCTGATATGCATCCCCATATTTGGTTGCCGAACAACCTTTATTAATGGAGAGGCAGCCTGGTGTCAGCTACTGGATCCATCATTTCACTTGACAAAGGTTGACGGTCAAGGTAAGAAAAACATCCACATAATTGAGAAAGTGATACGTTGTTTGTGTAAGATGTTAAAATCACTCCCAGCTATGTATAGACAATTTTGCTGCTTGCTACATTTTGTAAAGCTTAGTGATACATTTTGGGTGAGAACATTTGTTAAAATTGTGTCACtgggatttatttttaaattttttttacttgcCACTTAATTTGTcttaattaaataatgacaTAATATGACATTTGGTTTTCTTCTGTCTACTTAATAGAAATAACAGATCCCAATTTCCTGTGGAGTGAAACACCTTAGGTAAAATTCACAGCTACACTGAAGTTAACCCTAAAGCatcttgcttttctttttggggTTGTTATATCAAAAGGCCTGACACATCCAATTTGTAGTGGACCTGTGCCTGTCTCTATAACTCTAATGTTAAAGGCACAtccatttaacctttatttctgtagttttgtttaataaaaaagagTGATAAGGATGATAGGTTATAAATAgtacactaatgatagtatgATCAATGATTGTAAATATAGTTTTTTGTATGGGGATATACAAAACTTGtgtttgtacaatttacaggTTCATTATgtcaagtttattttttaattatgcCATTTGTCTAGATTTCAACAGGTCTCATGTGAATGAGTAATGGTTCATACATGTGTTTGCAAAGAAAACCAAAGGTTGTAAAAGATGTTTTATTCTCAAAAGGTTGAAAAATGGGTGATGCTGCCATGGCAGAGTTTGGGCCCGCTGCTCCTTTTCTTAGGAAGTCAGACAAAGAGCGTCTAGAAGCCCAAACTCGTCCATTTGACATAAAGAAGGAGTGCTTCGTTCCTGACCCTGAGGTTGAGTACGTAAAGGGAACCGTCACTAGTCGTGACGGTGAGAAAGTCACTGTTGTGACTGAATTTGACAAGGTTTGTACATCATACAGTATCAGTTCAGCTCAAATGTATGCCAATAGAAGTCTTGAAATTTGTTTAAGACTGTTATCTCTTGCTGCAGACTGTGACAGTGAAGGAGTGTGATGTACACCCTCAAAACCCGCCAAAGTTTGATAAAATTGAAGACATGGCGATGTTCACCTTCCTCCATGAGCCTGCTGTGCTGTTTAACCTCAAAGAGCGTTATGCAGCATGGATGATCTATGTAAGACAATAAAGTGTAACATAAAACCTCACCTACACATTGATAAAGCATTGTTTAATAAGCAACATCATTATGACAAGGTAACAcattatcttattttattagCTGTTGCCCTTTGCTTACTACAACAGACCTACTCTGGGCTCTTCTGTGTGACTGTCAACCCCTACAAGTGGCTGCCAGTCTACAACCAAGAGGTGGTTGTTGCCTATAGAGGAAAGAAGAGGTCTGAAGCTCCTCCCCATATTTTCTCCATCTCTGACAATGGCTACCAGTACATGCTGTCAGGTAaatattctattttagcctcattttgtttaaatattCAACGTTGACGTCATTTTATGTTTTACTAATACTTTGAAAATCTATCttgctgacagacagagaaaacCAGTCAATCCTTATCACGTAAGTCACACAGCTCAAAAAAATCCCTTAAGTAGTTAAGGGTCATAGGACTTGGTCTAAAaccttctgtctctcttcaaCTCAGTGGAGAATCCGGTGCTGGAAAGACTGTCAACACCAAGCGTGTCATTCAGTACTTTGCCAGCATCGCTGCTGCCCCGAATGTGAAGAAAGATCTGGCTGCTGAAAAGAAGGTCTGTACTACAAAATATACTTCTGAATATTTCACAAAGTATCAGTTGTAAAACACAATCACAATTCAATTAAAAATAATGTCTAATAGCTGAAACATATTTTGCAATTTTACTTGGCACTGAACATGAAGGTGTGTCTTTATTTGACAAAATCAGGGTACCCTGGAGGATCAAATCATCCAGGCTAACCCTGCTCTGGAGGCCTTTGGGAATGCCAAGACCATCAGGAATGACAACTCCTCTAGAtttgtgagtgtctgtgtggttGCAAATGGTAATTTTTAAATTGAAGTGATTGAATTAACAGGACTAAAATGAGTGTCTCGCTTCCTCTTAGGGTAAATTTATCCGCATTCATTTTGACAACCGTGGAAAGCTGGCCTCTGCTGATATTGAAACTTGTAAGTAACATGGTTTATGtaacacatttaaatgtattaccTATCAACTTATCAGTGTAGCACAATAACAACTGTTTTCTTGAACAGACCTTTTGGAAAAGTCTCGTGTGACCTATCAGTTAAAAGCTGAGAGGGACTACcacattttctaccagatcttgTCTCAGGCAAAGCCGGAACTTCTGGGTATAAATCTGATAAAATGCTGTAAATCTCCATCAAAAGTGAGTTATGACTGAATCTTAATACAGTTAGATATTTTacagcacattttttttatttcctcctcAGACATGTTGCTTATCACCAACAACCCTTACGACTACGCCTTCATCTCCCaaggagagacaacagtagcctCTATCAATGATTCTGAAGAGCTGATGGCCACTGATGTGAGCTGAATCTTCAAATCCCAGTCCAAAATGAAATTTTACATCAACTTTTACTCTGCCAGAAATGCATTTTTGatgttatatttttttcaggAAGCCTTTGATGTGCTGGGCTTTACTCAAGAAGAGAAGAACGGCATTTACAAGCTGACTGGTGCCATCATGCATCATGGAAATATGAAATTCAAGACCAAGCAACGTGAAGAGCAGGCAGAGGCTGATGGCACTGAAGGTGAGAGATGTTTTTTTGAAACAAACTACAGTAAACGGTGCTAAAAACCCCAAAGAACTCATCATTGACTTCAGAAAGAGCAGCACAGACCCCCTCCTGCTATCTATAGATGGTGACTGCGTGAAGAAGGTCAAAACATATTACCTATTTGACTTGCTGCCCTCTGGGAAGTGCTACAGATCACTCAAAACCCAGAATAACAGAATCAAACACAGCTTTTCCCCACAGACAAAAAACGACAAGTGTTCAATATTCTTAAAAGTGCCATTTCTCAATGCAGtttttaactactttatttcatctatttatttattatcttgtGGAATGAATGTGTGGagagaatgtgttttttttctttcactagCAGCATCCTGTAGGAGTAGCAATCTGAATTTCATTGTACGTTTTTAATGATACAGtacaatgaaaataaaggcATTCATTTCTATTCTAAATGAATCAGGGATAAAAGAatgacaaaaaccttgaaaagcAGTGAAAACCTTGATTAATTAATCCAAATACCAAAATGCCTCAACAGTTGCTGACAAAGTTGCATATCTGATGGGCCTGAACTCTGCTGACCTCATCAAGGGTCTCTGTCACCCAAGAGTCAAAGTAGGAAATGAGTGGGTCACCAAGGGACAAAATGTCGCCCAGGTAAGAGAATatgaatatatttattaaattcCAAAATAAAGTCCAGAAATTTTATTAAGGTGTTTTATGTATATTTCCTTTTTAGGTGAACTATGCTGTTAGTGCACTGTCTAAAGCAGTGTATGAGAAGATGTTTCTGTGGATGGTAGTGAGAATTAATCAATCCCTGGACACCAAGCAGCCTCGCCAGTATTTCATTGGTGTACTGGACATTGCTGGATTTGAGATCTTTGATgtgagtttgaaaaaaatacatactcTATATGAAGTAGTctagttagtagtagtagtttaagGAATAAGTATTAAGCCTGTCATACTGTGGACTTTTTCATTACAGTTCAACACTTTTGAGCAGCTGTGCATCAACTTCACCAATGAAAAACTGCAACAGTTTTTCAACCACCACATGTTTGTGCTGGAGCAGGAAGAGTACAAGAAAGAGGGCATTGAATGGACTTTCATAGATTTTGGTATGGACTTGCAGGCCTGCATTGACCTGATTGAAAAGGTGAGAAAATGGACTACTGTATGTCCAGCCATACATAAAGATTGATTGAAAATGTTCATAACCCTCATATTTTTGTCCCTTCAGCCCATGGGTATCATGTCCATCCTTGAAGAGGAGTGCATGTTCCCCAAAGCCTCTGATACCACCTTTAAAACTAAGCTCTATGACAACCATCTGGGGAAATCTGCCAACTTCCAGAAGCCCAGAATTATCAAAGGGAGACCAGAGGCCCATTTCTCCCTGGTTCACTATGCTGGAATTGTTGATTATAATATCAACAACTGGCTGGTGAAGAACAAGGATCCTCTGAATGAAACGGTTGTAGGACTCTACCAGAAGTCTAATCTCAAGCTGTTATCTATCCTCTTTGCAAATTATGCTGGAGCAGATGCAGGTAGGAATAAACAGAGGGGCAAATTCACAAAGAATGGATTGCAGCCGCTGATAGCACACTGAATTGCGCATCACTTGCAACAACTATCGCCCCATCTTAGTTATTAAACTGATCGTATTGTTAATTTAGTTTTTGATCACTGAGTGAGAGATGATTTCTTTGCACACTGCATAAGCCTATTGTCATTGCATAAGCCTATATCATGGGTATGATTCAGGGAAGGAATTTAATACATGACAGAAAAAACAGTATATAGGATTCTGTCAGTGCTGTTGGTGTTTTCAAACACACACCTTCAGACTGTTAAAGATGGCATGATTTAAAGCGATGGACACTTTTTATAAATGCGCTTCATTACCACCAACTCTCTGAAGACTAATAATTTTACTGTAACTGTGTGTGGCTATCAGTGCTCTTTGTGAATTGGACTGCAGAGAAAGGGGCCAATTTTGCCGAAAATGTCTGCATATTACCTAATTTTAATATGTGCCACAAGCACAGGAGCTTGCCTGGCAACGGTTAGGGGTAGACAGTTTCTTTTTGTCTTATAAGTGCAACTTTAGCAGCTGCAAAAGCTGCACAATCCTATGATGAATTTGCCCCTGAATGTACTGCATTTGCCGGTTTATTACAGTAGCTGAAGGTGGAAAGGGCAAAGGAGGAGGAAGCAAAAAGAAGGGTGCATCCTTCCAAACAGTGTCTGCCTTGCACAGGGTTAGTAAACATAAATGTCTGAATGGCTATTTCATATGAAAAACAATGACTGAGACTTAATTTTACATTGATAACAGAGATATGCAACACAACAATAACCTAAACTGAGTGTTAACCACAGGGTTAAATTACCTCCTCAGGAGAACCTGAACAAGCTGATGACCAACTTGAGGTCTACTCACCCTCACTTTGTTCGCTGCATCATCCCCAACGAGACCAAGACTCCTGGGGCCATGGAGAACCCTCTGGTGATGCACCAGCTGCGCTGTAATGGTGTGCTGGAAGGCATCAGGATCTGCAGAAAGGGCTTCCCCAACAGGATCCTCTATGGAGATTTCAAACAGAGGTGTCTGTCACATATACAGATGGCTGACAAGTTTTTGGCACTCTGATAGAGGAATAGACGCCATTCTACCATaacatatttcctcatttaGTGTTTTGATGATGTGGAGAAGACCACTGTCTAAGACATTGCTCCACAAATCTCCAATAGGTGTTCAATTTGAGGGATATCTGGTAACTGTGAAGGCCATAGCATATGATTCACATAATTTGATACTAATCATCTGTTCAGTAAATGTTAAAGGCCTGTTTGAATTTGTTATGTTTCTCTACTTaacgtttttcttttaatttgtcacCCAATGATACATTCTACTATTGACACTCTAACAGGGATAGTTATTTAGTTTGGAATATTTTGGGAGTTGATATTTTACATGACATGCAATAAAACTGAAATTATCTTTTATCTTTATTACAAAGATACCGCATTTTGAACCCAAGTGCTATCCCTGAAGGACAGTTCATCGATAACAAAAAAGCTTCAGAGAAGCTTTTGGGCTCCTTGGATATAGACCATAACCAGTACAAACTGGGGCACACCAAGGTAAGTATTGGTGAAATACATTTTGGCACATATAGTATAAAGCATATACATTTCTATCTCAGTGTGATAAGGAACTGTGATACTATATGTTTTGTGGTTTTCTATTGACTGCAATTCTTTAACTACAGACAACCGTGGGGCATCATTTTGTTCAAGTACACCTGCTTTCATTCACAATTATTACTATCTATGTTATGTTATAACAGACAGAAATCTGTCAATATTGAGCTGGGCATGAGCCATCGTATTCAAAGTACACACTTCCTCAACGTGGGTGTCTCTTGTGTATGATACTGCTGATCTCATCTGTTTGCAAAAATCAGGTGTTCTTCAAAGCTGGACTGCTTGGTCTGCTGGAGGAGATGCGAGATGACCGCTTATCTCTAATCATCACTAGGATCCAGGCAAGGTCACGAGGAGTTCTGGCAAGAATTGAATTCCAGAAGATTGTAGAACGCAGGTACATGCACTAAAttaattgaaataaattgaatatCCAGGAACTAATTactaaattacaacattacaataTCTTCATGAATCAATGTCTACAGGGATGCATTACTTGTGATCCAGTGGAACATCCGTGCTTTTATGGGGGTCAAGAATTGGCCCTGGATGAAGATGTTCTTTAAGATTAAACCTCTTTTGAGATCAGCAGAGACTGAGAAGGAAATGGCCAATATGAAGGAAGAGTTTGCCAAACTAAAAGAGGCTTACGCAAAATCTGAGGCCCGCAGGAAGGAACTTGAAGAAAAAACGGTCACTCTTCTCCAAGAGAAGAATGACCTGCAGCTCCAAGTTCAATCtgtatgttaaaaatgttaaaatctgTCAGCATtacaaataatattaaaatcaaACCAAGTCTGCCAATGCATAATGTTGTGACTTTAAATTATAACAGGAGCAAGATAATCTTTGTGATGCTGAAGAAAGATGTGAGGGACTGATCAAAAACAAAATTCAGATGGAGGCAAAAGCAAAAGAGCTGACAGAAAGAttggaggatgaggaggagatgaaTTCTGAACTGACTGCTAAGAAGAGGAAGCTGGAGGATGAGTGCTCTGAGCTGAAGAAAGACATTGATGACTTAGAGTTAACTCTGGCTAAAGTGGAGAAAGAGAAGCACGCCACAGAGAACAAGGTACTGTAAAACATACATTTGCTTCAGAGACAATGTCTCTGTTCAATCACTGATCAGATCTGGGTCTAGAATTTTTGACTAAAAATTCTAACTTTACTTTCAACAGGTGAAGAACCTGGTCGAAGAGATGGCTGCTCTGGATGAAATCATAGCTAAGTTGACCAAAGAAAAGAAAGCCTTACAGGAAGCTCATCAGCAAACACTGGATGATCTGCAGAGTGAAGAAGACAAAGTCAACACTCTGACCAAGGCCAAGGCTAAGCTGGAGCAGCAAGTGGATGATGTAAGAACATAGTAAATAAGAGTGTGTtggtatgtttaaaaaaaatgtattaaaacaaaTTTAATATTGTGAATAAATTAAACTGAAAGGCTGTAATCATCACCCACTGCAGCTCGAAGGCTCCCTTGAGCAAGAGAAGAAAGTGCGTATGGACCTTGAGAGAGTAAAACGGAAGCTTGAGGGAGACCTAAAGTTAGCTCTAGAGAGTATCATGGACCTGGAAAATGACAAGCAGCAACTCGAAGAGAGACTGAAAAAGTAACATGAAATGCACttgtaaaaaacacaaatagatGTAAACTATGTGGCAGCTGGtacatattttactttttcatcCACAGGAAAGATTTTGAAATCAGCCAACTCAATGGTAAAATTGAAGATGAACAAGCAATGAGTGCCCAGCTCCAGAAAAAATTGAAGGAGTTACAGGTAATGTTAAATTAGAAGAACTGAGTTAATTTACTTGTGAAGTGATGTGATATTtggctaaaagaaaaaaaaaaaaacttgattttGTTCTAGGCCCGCATTGAAGAGCTGGAGGAAGAGCTTGAGGCAGAGCGAGCTGCCCGAGCCAAAGTGGAGAAGCAGAGAGCAGACTTGGCCAGAGAGCTGGAGGAGATCAGCGagaggctggaggaggctggtGGAGCAACATCTGCTCAGATTGAGATGAACAAGAAGAGGGAGGCTGAGTTCCAGAAACTCCGCAGAGACCTTGAAGAGGCCACTCTGCAGCATGAAGCCACTGCTGCCACACTCAGGAAGAAACAAGCTGACAGTGTGGCTGACCTGGGAGAGCAGATTGACAACCTGCAGAGAGTCAAGCAGAAACTGGAGAAAGAGAAGAGCGAGCTCAGACTGGAGCTGGATGATGTGGTTTCCAATATGGAACATATTGTGAAGGCTAAGGTAAAAtacttttatgtattttatatgtTTCTGCTCATTGTTAGTCTAAGGGcactttcacacctatagttctgTAGACTCAGTGTAATTCAGGGGTGAAGTTGCAATATTGAAAATGACTGACATTTCCtgatctcagaaataatggagcaacaccatGCTCCAAATAATGGAGCATGGATTTGAAAATTATCATCacttaaatcatatataagtcTGTAAATTGTAGGCAAGGTTGaaattgcaggctagtaaatgcacGTTTCTTTTTCCGGATTTGAGTCGGGTTGCATTCTCAACTAAAGTGCACCGAACATTAAGTGCAAATGCAAACTGCTCAGGTGTGAAAGTAACCTAAGAcacctttcatttattttgaagtaggttaTGTGCCACTcttgatgttttttgttttcagaaTAATTTGGAGAAGATGTGCAGGTCTCTGGAAGACCAGATGAACGAATACAAAACAAAGGCAGAAGAGGGACAGCGTACTATCAATGACTTCACCATGCAGAAAGCAAAGCTTCAAACTGAGAATGGTAAACATTTGATTTGaactgtgtgttttgtttgggATATTATGAACTAATTTAATTCTTTTATCAAAATTAGGTGAACTTGTAAGGCGGCTAGAGGAAAAGGATTCCCTGGTGTCCCAACTAACCAGAGGAAAACAGTCCTACACTCAACTAATTGAAGACCTTAAAAGACAACTAGAGGAGGAAGTCAAGGTAGCAATCAACAGTAACCAGTAACAACTTGGTACAGATGGTGGTACATATAAATGCAACAAGATGTGCTTTTATTACAGGCCAAGAATGCATTAGCCCATGCAGTGCAGTCTGCTCGTCATGACTGTGACCTGCTCAGGGAGCAGtatgaggaggagcaggaggccaAGGCTGAATTGCAGCGAGGCATGTCCAAGGCCAACTCTGAGGTTGCTCAGTGGAGAACTAAATATGAAACTGATGCCATCCAGAGAACCGAGGAACTGGAGGAGGCAAAGTAAGACATTTTGAGATCCAAATTCATGATTTGATATGTAATTTCTAAAGAGACATTTTTACTTTGTCTAGCAGATCagctttttgtttgtgttatgttcCTACTAAAATGTAAGACGAACAAAAAGTTTGTCTGTTAGATGACCGAGCAGCCAGTCATATTAGTTAAATTAATTTGAATTTATCCAACTAGCACAATTGCAGGAACATTAAATGATTTGAATGATCGATTTCTAAAGGAAAAAGCTGGCTCAGCGTCTGCAGGATGCTGAGGAGGCTGTGGAAGCAGTGAATGCTAAATGTTCATCTCTGGAGAAGACCAAACACAGGCTGCAGAATGAGATTGAAGACCTCATGGTGGATGTGGAGAGgtctaatgctgctgctgctgctctggacAAGAAGCAAAGAAACTTTGATAAGGTTGCATTTAAAATACATATGGCACTTTTGctcttttagataaataacTAGAGTAAAATTAACTTTAAGCATACATATTTCAGGTCTTGGCAGAATGGAAACAGAAGTATGAAGAGTCTCAAGCAGAGCTGGAGAGCTCTCAGAAGGAAGCCAGGTCTCTGAGCACTGAGCTCTTCAAACTGAAGAACTCCTATGAAGAATCTCTTGAACATCTAGAGACCATGAAGAGAGAGAATAAGAATCTACAGGGTATGGGTCAAACCAGCTTATACCTCTATTGTAGATTTTTATTATGACCAAACCATTAATAATGTGATATTTTGTTTCTCAGAGGAAATATCTGACCTCACTGAGCAAATTGGGGAGAGTGGAAAGAGTATCCATGAGCTTGAGAAGATTCGAAAACAGTTAGAACAAGAGAAGTCTGAGATACACACAGCCCTGGAGGAAGCAGAGGTATCTTGAATGTTGAACGGTGGACTTCATAAACTTTGTTTTGGTACTTGGTATAACTAGTCatgtatttcattttcattctttatttaaaaatagGCCTCACTGGAACATGAGGAAGGGAAGATTCTCAGAGCCCAGCTTGAGTTCAACCAGATTAAGGCTGATCTTGATCGCAAGTTGGCCGAGAAAGATGAAGAGATGGAGCAAGCAAAGAGAAATCAGCAGCGAATTGTGGATACTCTTCAAAGCTCTCTTGATGCTGAGACTCGCAGCAGGAACGAGGCTCTCCGTTTGAAGAAAAAGATGGAGGGAGACCTCAATGAGATGGAGATCCAGCTAAGCCAGGCCAACAGGCAGGCAGCTGAGGCCCAGAAACAACTTAAATCTGTTCATGCACATTTAAAGGTATGAAtgaagtgaaaaaaataaaactattatcGTATTGTTTTTCGGGAAACAACCCGGAATTGAAATTCTTTGGGTTTTGATCTTCAAGGATGCTCAACTTGAACTTGATGACACTCTTCGAGCTAATGAACACCTGGACATATTGCGTTGCAGTATCACTTTATTCAACTTGCTTCACAATAAATTTCCTGCATTTCCAGGACCTTCAGCTCCAGCTTGATGATGCTCTTCGAGCCAATGATGATCTAAAGGAAAACAATGCCATAGTTGAGAGACGCAACAACCTGCTTCAGGCCGAAGTGGAGGAGCTCAGGTCTGCTCTGGAGCAAACTGAGAGAGGTCGCAAACTTGCTGAGCAAGAGCTGCTGGATGTTAGTGAAAGGGTGCAGCTACTGCACTCACAGGTGAGATGCAGTGATTGTCAATATGTTCTAGCATGTTTGTTTAATATACACTGTTTTCACAAGGcaaatttgaatatttctgTAAAAATAGAACACCAGCCTGATAAATCAcaagaagaagctggaggctgATACATCCCAGCTTCAGGCAGAAGTAGAAGATGCTGTGCAGGAGTGCAGAAATGTTGAAGAGAAGGCCAAGAAGGCCATTACTGATGCTGCCATGATGGCAGAGGAGCTGAAGAAAGAGCAGGACACCAGTGCTCACCTGGAGCGTATGAAGAAGAACATGGAGCAAACCATCAAAGACCTGCAACACCGTCTGGATGAAGCTGAACAGATCGCCATGAAGGGAGGCAAGAAGCAGGTGCAGAAGCTCGAGGCCAGGGTGAGTTAACTTGGCTTTTTGGCTCATGCATCATTTAAATATGTCAAATAAATTACTGCTCTATGTACACTACAGAGGTGGCTGTCTTTTTTGACAACATCCTGCAGGTCAGGGAACTTGAAAATGAGGTGGAAAGTGAACAGAAAAAGGCCAGTGATGCTGTAAAGGGAGTAAAAAAGTATGAAAGACGTATCAAGGAGCTTACCTATCAGGTAACTATCAATCTGGACCAAAGTCTATTTATGCTATGAACATTTATTTCGAATTATAATATACAtgcatttttatattaatgatgtTTTTGCACAATTTAGACAGAAGAAGACCGTAAAAATCTAGCTCGTCTTCAAGATTTGGTGGACAAGCTGCAGCTTAAGGTGAAATCCTATAAGAAGGCTTCTGAAGATGCTGTAAGTACAGTGAAATTTAAATGCAATACTTGTACATAACAGTACATGTAAGCTTTGTCTGATAAGATAAAATAAGTAACATAT
This Sander lucioperca isolate FBNREF2018 chromosome 9, SLUC_FBN_1.2, whole genome shotgun sequence DNA region includes the following protein-coding sequences:
- the LOC116041629 gene encoding myosin-6; translated protein: MGDAAMAEFGPAAPFLRKSDKERLEAQTRPFDIKKECFVPDPEVEYVKGTVTSRDGEKVTVVTEFDKTVTVKECDVHPQNPPKFDKIEDMAMFTFLHEPAVLFNLKERYAAWMIYTYSGLFCVTVNPYKWLPVYNQEVVVAYRGKKRSEAPPHIFSISDNGYQYMLSDRENQSILIT